The genomic DNA CGGCGTGTTCGGCGTCGAGGGCGCTGTGGTGCCGGTCAATGGCATGGTGCTGAAAAAGACCGCGATCCGGGGCGTCGAATCCAACGGCATGATGTGTTCCACCCGCGAACTGGAACTGGGCGACGATCATGACGGCATCATCGAACTGGCCGACGACGCGCCGGTGGGGCAGGTCTATGCCGACTGGGCGGGGCTGAACGATCCCGTCATCGACGTGTCGATCACGCCCAACCGGCAGGATTGCATGGGCGTGCGCGGCATTGCGCGCGACCTGGCGGCGGCGGGCCTGGGCACGCTGAACGCGATCATCGTGCCGGAGATCGCCGGCGCGGGTCCGGGGCCGGATGTGCGGACCGACGACGCGGACGGCTGCCCCGCCTTCTTCGCGCGCACCGTGCGCGGCGTGACCAATGGCGCGTCGCCCGAATGGATGAGCAAGCGACTGAAGGCGATCGGCCAGAAGCCGATCAGCGCGCTGGTCGACATCACCAATTACATCATGTTCGACCTTGGCCGGCCGCTGCATGTCTATGATATGGCGAGCCTGAAGGGCGGCCTTGTCGCGCGCAAGGGCAAGCCCGGCGAGCAGGTGCTGGCGCTCAACGGCAAGAGCTATATCGTCGATGAGAGCATGACCGTGATCGCCGACGACGAAGCCGTGCATGACATTGGCGGCATCATGGGCGGCGAACATTCGGGTGCGCAGGACGGCACGACCGACGTGCTGATCGAATGCGCCTATTTCACGCCGGAGCGGATCGCGGTGACGGGGCAGAGGCTGGCGCTGACATCCGATGCGCGCGGCCGGTTCGAGCGCGGGGTCGACCCCGCCTTCCTCGACGATGGCCTGTCGATCGCGACCAGCCTGGTGGTGAGCCTGTGCGGCGGCACCCCCAGCGAGGCGACCCGCGCGGGCGCTGCGCCGACCGCGGCGAAGATCGTCAGCTATGATCCGGGCCAATGTCTGGCGCTGGCCGGGGTGGACGTGCCCGCCGAAGAGCAGCGCCGCATCCTGGAGAGTCTGGGCTTCGCCATCACCGGCAGCGATGGCGGCGTGGAATATCAGGATGGCGTGCCGGTGAACGTCGCCGCCGACTGGGTCATCGCGGTACCAAGCTGGCGGCGGGATGTCGATGGCTGGCCCGACATTGTCGAGGAAGTGGTGCGGATCGTGGGTCTGGGTCAGGTGCCCTCCACCCCGTTGCCGCGTGTGCCTGGCGTCGCCCGTCCAACCGCCACGCCCGAACAGATGGTAGAGCGGCGCGTGCGCCGCACCGCCGCCGCACGGGGGCTGGCCGAAGCGATCAACTGGTCCTTCCTGTCGGAAAAGGAAGCCGCTGCCGTGGGCGGGGGCGACTGGACGCTGGCCAATCCGATCTCCGAGGATCTGAAGGTCATGCGGCCTTCGCTGCTGCCCGGCCTGCTGTCCGCGACGAAGCGCAATGTCGATCGCAGCGCCACGTCGATCCGCCTGTTCGAACTGGGCCGCCGCTATTTCAAACAGGGCGAGCGGGCGACCGTGGGTTTCGTGCTGGCGGGCGAGAAGGTGGCGCGCAACTGGCAGAGCGGCAAGGCGCAGCCCTTCGACGCGTTCGACGCCAAGGCGGAAGTGATCGCCCTGCTGGCCGCCGCCGGCGCGCCGGTCACGAACCTCCAGAGCTTCGGGGAAGCCTCGGCCGCTTATCATCCCGGCCAGTCGGGCACGCTGCGGCTGGGGCCGAAGGCGGTATTGGCCGAATATGGCGTGCTGCACCCGTCGCTGGCGAAGCAGTTCGGCCTGTCAGGCACGGTGGTCGCGGGCGAAATTTTCCTCGACGCGATTCCGGGCAAGCGCAAGGCGGGCTTCATGCGTGCGCCCTATGCGCCGCCGGCCTTGCAGGCGGTGAAGCGCGACTTCGCCTTCCTCGTCCCCGAAGCGGTGGACGCCGATGCACTGGTCCGCGCGGTCAGGGGCGCGGACAAGAAAGCCATCGTCGACGTGCGGCTGTTCGACGTTTTTGTCGGGCCGGGCGTGGAGGAAGGTCACAAGTCGCTCGCGATCGAGGTGACGTTGCAGCCGGGCGACAAGAGTTTTTCGCAAGAAGAACTGGAAGCGGTCAGCGCGGCGGTGGTCAAGGCGGCGCAGAAGCTGGGTGCTTCGCTGCGGGGCTAGGCAGTTATAGTAAGTGTCGCTTGCTCCCGCCTTCGCGGGAGCAAGCCTTGCTTTACAGATCCACGCCCGCCGCGATGGCTTCCAGCTTGCGGATGCGTTCCTTGAGGTCGGCGACCTCGATCCGGGCGGCTGCGGATGGCGGCGCGGCCTCATCGCCAGGGCCGTAGCGGACCAGTTCGGCGCGCTTCAGCTCCAGCCAGCCGTTCCAGCCGCGCAGGCCGGCGACCGCGATGATGGCGAGGCCGGCAAGGCTGGTCGTCGCCAAAGTGAGATAAAGATAGGGGTCTTGCATGAGAACCTCCCTGTCGGACGCAACCGGCACATTTGATTATGGTCGCATTTTCGAACCAAGGGACTGCTAGGCAGCCCCTTTTTTGAAAATGTTCAGTCCCGGTCGCGCAATTTTTCAAATTCCCGCTCCAGCGCGGTGGAGCCATCCGTTGCCAGCCGTTCCAGCACGGCGACGCGATCCTTGAGTGCCTTCACCTCGGCGCGGAGCCGTTCGGCCTCCGGGTCGGGGCCGCGCTGGATAAAATCTTCGCCCTTGCCGCGGCGCACGACGCCATATTTTGCGCGGATGACGCTGGCGATGGCGGTGATCGCGACGATGGCGACAACCATTTCAAACGGGTTCATGTCGTTCACTCCCTGATGGCGCGCTGGCCTTCGGCTCCAAATGGCGCCGTCAATTGGCGGGGCTGCGCAGCCGTTCAATTTCATGGTGTAACTGGTGGCTTTCGTCGGTGACGATGCGCTCGACCACCGCAAGCCGGTCCTTCATCGATCCGATCTCGGCGCGCAGCTGGGCATTTTCCTGGCTCAGCAGCTTGATGCGCTCGACCATCTCCTCATTCTTCTGCGGATAGACGGCCTTGCCCCAGCTATTTTCGAGCGGATAGCCATGCTTGATGCGCAGCCAGGTGGTGAAGATCCAGCCGGCGATCGCCAGCATGCCCAATCCTGCCGCGACCGGCGCGAAGGCTTCAAATGGAAACATGATGATACTCCCCTTGCCGGCCGCGTCAGCGCAGCGCGTCGATGTCGCGCGCCGTGCGGGCGGCGGGATCGGTGGCGATCCTCTCCAGCACGGCGATACGCTCCTCCAGGCGGCTGATTCGGCCAGTCAGCTTTTCGTTTTCGTTTGAAAGCAGGTCGATTTTTCGACCGGCGTCGGGATCGGTTCGATGAGCGACGCCCGACCATTCATTTTCCACGGGATAGCCGTGGCGAACGCGGGCCCAGGTGGTGAACATCCAGCCTAGTGTCGACATGGCGATGATGGCGAGGACGAAGAAGGGACTGGCGAAGCCCATGATATTCTCTCCCAATTGCTACCCCCGGCGCAGCGCCTCAGCGCAGGCTGTCAATCTCGTCAGCGAGGCGGGTATTGCGGCTGGTATAATAGATTTCGATGTCAGCCAGACGGCGATCAATGTCGCGGAATTTGGAGCGGACATCGCGGGTCGAGCGGGTCGGGTTGGACCGCACGCCCTGCCAGAATTTTTCGTCGTCGCGATCCGCATAAAGGCCCAGAGGCTTGTTGTCGGCGAAATAGGCGGCGGCAAAATAAGCGATCAGCGACCAGGGGAAGGCACCCATCAGGGTGATCAGCACCGCGCCGACCCGGACCCAGACCACATCGATCCCGGTATAGTCGGCGATGCCGGCGCATACGCCCATCCATTTGCCATTCTGCTTGTCGAGGTAGAATTTGGTGCGGCGGGCGGTCATGTCAGTTCCTCCGGTCGAATTCATAGCCATCGTCGGACGACGGGCGCTGCGGGCGGAAATCGGGATTGTCGGCGGCGACGATCCGTTCGACCGTCTGGAGCCGTTCTTCGAGGCGACGGGCGAGCAGATGGAGTTCATCCAGCAGCTTCTCATCCTCGTCGGTGATCTTGGGCGCCTGCTTCCACTTGGTGACATAGTGGAAGATCAGCCAGGGCATGCCGATGAACAACATGCCGCAGATCATGATGGGCAGGAATACGTCCTCCATCGGATCACACTCCCTTGTTCATGGAGGCCTTGAGCGCGGCGAGATCGGCATCGACCTTGTCGGCCGACTTCAGTTCCGCAATCTCCTCCTCCAGCGTCTTGGGCTGGCCGCCCAGCGCGGCGGCGTCGGCGCGACCTTCGGCCATGTCCACGCGGCGTTCCAGCATGTCGAAACGGGCGAA from Sphingobium sp. CAP-1 includes the following:
- the pheT gene encoding phenylalanine--tRNA ligase subunit beta; the encoded protein is MKFTLSWLKTHLNTDADLATILKTLNAIGLEVEGVENPAETLGAFKIAKVLTAERHPQADKLQVLTVDHGDGTPLQVVCGAPNARAGLIGVFGVEGAVVPVNGMVLKKTAIRGVESNGMMCSTRELELGDDHDGIIELADDAPVGQVYADWAGLNDPVIDVSITPNRQDCMGVRGIARDLAAAGLGTLNAIIVPEIAGAGPGPDVRTDDADGCPAFFARTVRGVTNGASPEWMSKRLKAIGQKPISALVDITNYIMFDLGRPLHVYDMASLKGGLVARKGKPGEQVLALNGKSYIVDESMTVIADDEAVHDIGGIMGGEHSGAQDGTTDVLIECAYFTPERIAVTGQRLALTSDARGRFERGVDPAFLDDGLSIATSLVVSLCGGTPSEATRAGAAPTAAKIVSYDPGQCLALAGVDVPAEEQRRILESLGFAITGSDGGVEYQDGVPVNVAADWVIAVPSWRRDVDGWPDIVEEVVRIVGLGQVPSTPLPRVPGVARPTATPEQMVERRVRRTAAARGLAEAINWSFLSEKEAAAVGGGDWTLANPISEDLKVMRPSLLPGLLSATKRNVDRSATSIRLFELGRRYFKQGERATVGFVLAGEKVARNWQSGKAQPFDAFDAKAEVIALLAAAGAPVTNLQSFGEASAAYHPGQSGTLRLGPKAVLAEYGVLHPSLAKQFGLSGTVVAGEIFLDAIPGKRKAGFMRAPYAPPALQAVKRDFAFLVPEAVDADALVRAVRGADKKAIVDVRLFDVFVGPGVEEGHKSLAIEVTLQPGDKSFSQEELEAVSAAVVKAAQKLGASLRG
- the pspB gene encoding envelope stress response membrane protein PspB: MEDVFLPIMICGMLFIGMPWLIFHYVTKWKQAPKITDEDEKLLDELHLLARRLEERLQTVERIVAADNPDFRPQRPSSDDGYEFDRRN
- the pspC gene encoding envelope stress response membrane protein PspC, whose product is MTARRTKFYLDKQNGKWMGVCAGIADYTGIDVVWVRVGAVLITLMGAFPWSLIAYFAAAYFADNKPLGLYADRDDEKFWQGVRSNPTRSTRDVRSKFRDIDRRLADIEIYYTSRNTRLADEIDSLR